The region ACGATGCCGCCATCCCGGCCCATTCGCCAAATCTCTGCTTTCTTGCTGCTCGTGATGACTTGGCTGGCCTGGCAACTTGCCAGTGTTGCGATCATCGCAGCGGACGCTCCGGCCTTCAAAGAGGCGGTGGAATGCCATCCGCGAGGAGGTTTGCCCAATGTTCGAGCGAAGATCGAAGCTGGACAGCCTGTGAAGGTTGCCTATCTGGGGGGCAGCATTACGGCTGCAGCCGGCTGGCGTGTGCTTTCCCGTGAATGGCTGACGAAGCAATACCCGGGCGTTCCATTCGAGCAGATTGATGCCGCCATTGGTGGCACGGGTTCCGATCTGGGGGTATTCCGGCTGAAGAATGATGTTCTCCGTCACGGGCCCGATCTGCTTTTTGTTGAGTTTGCTGTGAACGATGGGGGTGCTCCCCCGGAACAGATTCATAAGGCGATGGAAGGAATTGTCCGCCAGACCTGGAGGGCGAACCCCACGACCGACATTGTCTTCGTCTACACGGTCAGCGAGCCATTTCTGGAACAGCTTCGCAATGGCAAGATGCAGCGATCAGCCAGTACGATGGAAGATGTTGCTGAACACTACAAGATTCCTTCGATTCATTTGGGTGTAAAAGTCGTTCAACTGGAGAAAGATGGTGAGCTGGTTTTCAAAGCTCCCCGACCAGCCGACATTCGCGAGGCGAGGCCACTTGTCTTTTCGACGGATGGTGTCCATCCCCATGTGGAGACAGGCCACGAAGTCTATGCCGCCACGATTGCCCGCTGCTGGCCGGCCATTATGGAGGCCAGTGGGAAGCCGGCTGACCATGCACTCGATCAGCCATTACGGACCGATAACTTCGAGCGGGCCCAGCAGATTCCGATCACGGCAAACATGCTCAAAGGGACCTGGAAAAAGCTGCCTGCTGATCACACGCTGTCGCGGCGATTTGCCCGGAACATGCCCGAGCTTTATGAAGCGGAAGCTCCAGGCGGTGCACTCGAATTCACGATTGAAGGTTCCACACTGGCGATCTTTGACCTGCTGGGGCCGGACGGTGGGCGGTTAAAGATCATGTGGGATGATCTGCCGCCAACTTATCAGAACCGGATTGACCCGTATTGTACTTATCACCGCATGGGAAAGACGGCGATTGCCAGCGAGCGGCCCGCAGGGCGACATCACGTGCGGATTGAACTCACGCCGGAAAAGCTCAATAAGCGGGAGATTCTCTTCGAACACAACCGCAAAGATTACGATGACCACCCCGAAAAGTATGCCGACCACAAGTGGATCGTGGGCTCCATCCTGCTGATTGGCGACATTGTCACGGATGAACCTGCACGATAACAATTATCTATACGGATTTTTTTAAGAACCCGCTCATTTATATAGTACAAATGAACGTACAAAACGAATCCGCTTTATCAAGTCCATCTGTTGAGCACATCACCTGTGATACAATGTTTCAAAGAAAGCCAGTGATTCGTTAAGGTCTTCTCAGAAACTCATCACTTTATGGAATTGCAGGAATGAGCCACGATCTCGTGACGCTGCGCGTTTTCTGGAACGAAGTCGAGGCCAACATCGCGGCGTCAATCTTACGAAGAGAAAACATCAAGGTCTATCTGAGTGGTGGCGAAATTGCGTCGATGGATTGGACTCTCGCCAACGCTATTGGAGGGATTCGTCTTCAAGTCGCTGAACAAGATGTGGAAAGATCGGAAGAACTTCTCGAACTTGCTGTCAGCGAAGATGCCGACACCTTACAGGCACGAACCGAAGAGAATGGCTCTGGCAATCCAGACAAGGCTGATGACCATGAATCAAACTGGGATGAGGATGAGCTGCCCGATAGGTATCAACTCTCCGACGATGCTGCCCGTCGATATGAAGAAACTCTTTCATTGCGTGAGCAAAAGGCGGGTTACGCGTTGAGGTCTGCAACCATAGGTTTGCTGTTTATCCCGTTGCAGTTTTATACGGCATATCTGATTCATGAAGTTTATACATTAGAGGGTCAGCTTCGCTCCAGATATGTTCGCTACACATGGGTTGCCTGTCTTTTTGCAGCCCCTTGCTTAATGTTTATGGGAATTATGTTTGCGAAGCTGCTCGGGGCATTCCTGGAAACTTCTCTGGCTGACTAGTAACTAGAATGAAGAGCTGCCGGTGCCCCTCCTTATAAAACAGAAGCCACGTCGATGACGTTTCCATGGGATAAAGCAAACTCACTTTCAGTGTGTTGAACACCTCTCCGAGGAGCATATCGCCGCAAATAAAAGTTGAATTCCCCACAACTGGCGAATGCTACAAAAAAGTGGAGCCAATCGCATTGTTTCAAGCCAGCATTTCCGGAATCACGTGCCCGTGGACGTCGGTTAGGCGGAAGTCGCGGCCCTGGAAGCGGTAGGTCAGGCGTTCGTGATCCATACCCAGTAGATGCAGCATGGTGGCATGCAGATCGTGGACGTGCACTGGACGATCTTCAATGTTGTAACCAAAATCGCAGGTCCGGCCGACCACCGTCGCGGGCTTGATCCCACCACCCGCAAACCACATCGAGAAACACCGGGGATGGTGATCCCGGCCGTAGTTCTGCGGTGACGGGCGGCCCTGCGAATAACTTGTCCGGCCAAACTCTCCACCCCACACGACCAGGGTGTCCTCCAGCAAACCACGCTGTTTCAGATCAGCCACCAGGGCAGCGGAAGGCTGATCGGTCTCCCGGCACTGCGTCGAAATTCCTCCCGGTAAGCCGCCATGTTGATCCCAGCCCTGGTGATACAACTGGATAAACTTGACACCACGCTCTGCCAGGCGTCTTGCCAAGAGACAATTGGCGGCAAATGTGCCGGGCTTGCGGCTGTCGGGCCCATACATCTCGAAAGTGGCTTCGGTCTCGCCCGAAAGATCGGTGGCTTCTGGCACGCTGGCCTGCATACGAAATGCCATTTCATACTGGGCAATCCGCTGAGATAACTCAGGGTCGTGCGTCTCGACTTCACGCTCTTTCTGCAGTTGTGCCAATGTTTCGAGAGCAGCACGTCTTTGCTCGCGACTGACTCCCGGCGGATTGTTCAGATAAAGAACCGCATCTTTACCCGAGCGGAACTGAACTCCCTGATGCTGCGATGGAAGAAAGCCAGAGCCCCACAAGCGAGAATAGAGCGGCTGATCGGTTTTTCCACGAGTAATCAACACCACGAACGCGGGGAGATTCTCGTTATCACTTCCTAAACCATAGTTGAGCCAGGCACCAATACTGGGTCTACCGGCAATCTGAGAACCGGTCTGCAGGAACGTAATGGCTGGATCATGGTTGATCGCTTCTGTGTAGATGGAGCGGACGATGCAGAGGTCATCGACGATTTTGGCCGTATGTGGCAGTAAATCGCTGACCCACGCCTGTGCGGCACCATGCTGCTGAAAACCAAACTTCGATCCCACCATGATCAAAGAGGATTGATTGGCCGACATCCCGGTCAATCGCTGGCCTTGTCGGACAGAATCTGGCAAGGCTTCTCCAAAGCGATCGTTGAGGAGGGGCTTATAGTCGAAGGTTTCCAGTTGCGAAGGCCCACCACTTTGAAACAGGTAAATGACTCGTTTGGCTTTGGGGGCGAAATGTGGCTGACGTGTTGCAGTGGGTTCTGCCCCAAACGATAAACCTGATGTCGAGCCTGTCAGTAGATGAGCCAGGGCCAGACTTCCGCATCCATTCCCAGCCTGGGCCAGCCACTGGCGGCGAGCCATCGCACTGAGGTTAGGCCCATCAGATTTCGGGAGTGGTTGATTCATCGTCAGGGATCATTTCACAGGAAGTCGATAGCCAGCATGGCGAATGGTATCGCCACGAGATCGTGCGGGCTGGAACGAGTCCAAAACCTGCAGGCTAAAAAGAATTCTACGCTAATCAGAAATCAACAGCACGTTGAAAGTTCAGAAAAGCATGCTGGCTCGAAGTTGCATGTTTGACGTCTGGCTGGGGTCAAACGTCCTCGTTTGCCCCCAGATTGTTTGAATCTGATTGTTTATGGAGGATGTGCTCAAGTCGTGAATGCATATCGCGGATGCATTTGTGCCGGCAGCGTCCTGGAACTGGGGGCGGATGAAGACATCCGACCCCAACCACCCCGGTAAAGACCACGCCCTTCCGCAGAGCCTCCAGGGTCGTGCCACCCCTGGGACGTGCCACCTGAGACCGGGCCACCATGTAATACGGGAGTTCTGTTGTTATCACGACTCGGTGGTGGAGGAGCCTGTGCCGGGAGCATGTTTTCTGCCGCCGGCATGCACAGCGAGTACGGGTTGAGTTCGCTCGCCACTGCAAAGCACGACCAGTAGGTTCGAGATGAGCTGATCCCGGTCGGATTCCGAGAGTTCGAAGCCGCTGTCTCGCAGTCTTGTTACGGCATCTTTAACAATTTCGACGGCCCCTTCGACAATCGTCTTGCGGGCATCGATCAGAGCCATGGCCTGCTGACGCATCAGCATCGATTGAGCAATTTCGGGAGCGTAAGTCAGATCGTTGAGTCGCACCATCAGCACGCGAATTCCCGCTGGATTTACGGCATCCTGCAGTTCGGCCACAAAAGCCTGACTGACAATTTCGCTCTCTTTTTTGAGGCACGGGATGGCGGGATCGCTCGATTCGTAAGGGAAGAGCGAACTGACCCGCTTGACTACGGCCCCGGCCTGATCTCCCAGAAAGCGGTGGTAATCGGTCACATGCAGAGCGGCCTTGATGGTGTCTTCGACACGATAAACGACCACCGCACTGATCAGCACCGGGTTGCCATTTTTTTCCACCACGGTTTCGGTCGTCAGATTGTAGGTCGTATCACGGGTGGAGATTCTCTGGAGTGATCGGCCCACGGGATGAATCCAGCGGATCCCTTCGCTGCGCAGCGTCGTCAGATATTTGCCAAACCGCAAGACCACGACTTCTTCGCGCGGGCCCACAATGATGAACCCGAAGAGCAGAATGGGCGGAAAGATGACCGAGGCTGCAATGATCAGCCCCAGTTCCATCATGCCAGCGGTTTCGGCAGAAGGTTCTGAATATCGACTTGAAGGTTGAGTCGTGGACATCGCCATTTCCAGAATTTGGGGAAGCTCTTTATCGAACCTGCCCTCTGGAACGAGAAGTCCACGATCTCAGATCATTGCAAATTTTCGAATCTTTTAACGGGAGTTGGAAGTTGGGAGTTGGGAGTTGGGAGTACACAGCACGCATGGGATGAGGCGCACTGAAACTTGGAAATCCTTGAATCGGAATTATTCTGACTTGGTTGGTTCAATGGGAGTGGCAGGGATGGTTGCGGGCTGGGCATCCACTGCATTCGACTTGGTGGCTTGAACTTCGGCTGTGCTGGGTGTTGGGGCTGGTAGTTTGGCAGGGACGGCGACTTTCACATAGCCCGAAATGCCAATGATGATGGCCCCCAGAACGATGCCCACTGTCTGCCAGTAAGCCATGCGCGTGCGTACTTTTTCGGCCAGTCCAGAGCGTCCCACGAGCAGCGACGAGAGGAAGAACAGGCCAAAGGCCAGCAGCATCTTGGTGCCAATCAGGGCATGATAGATCGGCTGTCCTTTATGTTTGGGCATCGCCTGGAAGTAGTTATAAAAACCACTCACCAGGAAGAGCACAATCCCGATGTGTACAAACATCTTCCATCGGGAAATAATGGCGGATCGTAAGGCGAGATGCTGATCTTCAGGCAGCTTGCTCACCACGGGATAGATCACAAATCGCAAAAAGACACTCCCCCCGATAATCACGACGGCAGTTCCGATATGTGTCCAGCGGGAGAGGATGTCAACGGCTTCCATTTACTTAAACCTTATGCAAATAATGTGTTATGGCAGATTAATCAGCGAAGTTCAGTCGGTCGTATGGAGGCTAGGGAAGACCCAGCCTGTGGGATGCTCCGGCTCACATCCTTCGGCGGATGACATGAGACGAATCAGCCACGAGAGCATAACACGCTTCGGCTTGAACTTCTCAAAAGTCTAGCCACCACAAAGTTTTGCACCACTGAATCCTGTTTTTGCTGGCCTTGTGAGGTTCCCGATCGCTCCAGCGATTGTCTGGCGGGTTGTGTGATCGCCATGGACTGGAGCAGTGATGGGCGGGAACAATCGAGAAACTGGTTACTCTTTCGCGATGTCGTCTGCTAAACTGGGGGACTTCTCAATACTGGCAGATACCAAATGAAACGTTCTCGACCTCCCCGCCGCACAACATCTCTGGTCACTTCTTCACGAAATCAGGGTTCCAAATCAGCCCATCCGGATCAACCGGGCGAGGCCTCTGCGGGCGAACGTCTGCAGAAGGTTCTGGCAAGTGCCGGGTATGGATCACGCCGAGCCTGTGAAGAATACATCGAAATGGGCCGCGTGACGATTGATGGTGTGGTGGCGAAGGAATTGGGGGTGCGTGTTGATCTTTCCCGCCAGAAGGTCGCTGTCGATGGCGAAAAGCTGCGTGTGGAAGAAAAGCGTTACTTTCTCTTTCATAAGCCAGCAGGTGTGCTGTGCACAAATTCTGATCCTGCGGGTCGAACTCGTGTGATCGATTGCTTCCCGCCGAATGTCGGTCGGCTCTTTACGGTGGGCCGGTTGGACGATGGGACTGAAGGTTTGCTGATCGTGACCAACGATGGCGATCTTGCCGAGAGACTTACACATCCCAAGTTTGGTATTCCGCGGATTTATCGTGCTGTCGTGGCGGGTAATCCTTCGACGGAGGCAATCAATCAGCTTCTTGAAGGGCTGTACTTCGCGGAAGGCCGCTTCCGCATGTCGAGCGTTAATCGAGTGAAGTCGCAGGGGTCTGCGACTGTGCTCGAAATTACCATGCGGGAAGGACAGAACCGGGAAATCCGCCGGTTGCTGGCTCGCGTGGGGCATAAAGTGATGAAGCTCAAGCGGACTCATTTTGGCCCGATCAAACTGGGTGATCTCGAACGCGGAGCTCATCGCAAACTCTCGGAAGAAGAACTCAGCAAACTGCAGGATGTTATCACGGGCAAGTGGAAGGAACCGGCTCCCCGCAAGCCGCAGCGTACCCGCGATGCTGGTAAAGCGACTTCAGCGGGAGGGGTAACCAGAGCCTCGTCGTCTCGTGCAGGAAGTGCAGGTGCCACGCCTCGCGCCAGGCTGGAGCGCACGGCATTACCAGCGACGGGACTGGAACCACTGACCATTCCGGGCTCGAAACTCAAACGCCTGGGAAGCTCAAAAGCGTTGAAATCACAGGTATTGAACTCACCTGAGGCTAACCCCAAGCGTCGCGAAGATTCCCGCTCGTCCGGTGGATCTCGTTCTTCAGAAGGATCACCAGCGCGTCGTACCGGGAAAGGCTCAATGGCTCCGGAAGCTCGGCAGAAGCCCGCCTCGCGCACTTCGGGAGGCTTTTCCAAGGGCCGTCCGGGCAGCAGGACGACGGATCGCAATCTGGCCCTTAACGACAATCCGCCAGTGATGGACGATGGCAGCACGCGATTGAAGCGGCGTGTGCTGGATGGTGAAGGTTCGGTGATTTCGAGCAAAAAGCTCAGAGGGGCAGCACCGCGCCTGAACTTCCCGCAGAATGTACGGGGCAACGACGCTGCCGATGGAGACGAAGCTCTCAATTCACCACCACTGAGCCTGCTGAAGAGTGGCCGACGAGTCCCGCGGACGAAGGATCACGTCATCGCACATCGATCGGCCAATAAAGAGACCGCTGCTGAAGCGACTCCCGAAAAAGTTGTTCGCAAGAAGACCTCTGCCAAGTTTCCAGGATCTCGAAAAGCGACAACGGCGGGGCGCTCATCAACCAGCGCTCGAAACAAGAAGTCGTCGAGTTCATCGAGTCGCAAGCGGAGTGATTAGGCGGGGAGCGTGCGTGGAGCAAACGCGAGCCGTGGCCAATACTCACCCGCAGCATCTTGAGTTTTTCAATCATTCAGAAGCCCTAGAAATCAGACGTCCCGAGCATGCCCTCCAGCCCTACTGAAACCTCTGCTTCGGCTTGTCACATCCCTTCCCTTGGGCTGCCTGGACAGGTGATGTCTGCCGTCCAGCAGAAGGCACGCGTGCTGCTGCACGAGGCCATGGCGAAAAATACATTTCGCCTGCGGCTCGATTGTGTTGAGCTGGCGACCAAGATCACTCCGGGGCAGTTCTTCATGGTGAAAATCCCGGGAGAGAACGATCCGCTTCTGGGCCGACCGTTTGCGCTGTTTGATATCTGCAGGGATGAAGAAGGACGTGTTGCCGGGCTGGAGTTCGGCTACGTTGTCGTGGGTAAAATGACCGGTCGCCTGGCTCAGCTTCAGGCGGGAGATGAAGTGGAAATCTGGGGGCCACTTGGCAACGGCTTTCCGGCATCACCGGGCGGGCGGCTGGTTTTCGTCGCTGGTGGGATTGGGCAAACGCCCTTTCTGGCACTCGCCCGCGAAGCTCTTGGAGTACAGAGTTATCCCCAGCAGAATCCGCGAAAAGTGGTTACGCCCAGTTCCGTCACACTTTGTTACGGAGCGAGGAATGCTGAGTTTCTGGCGGGTGTCGAAGACTTCCAAAGTGTTCCCGGCCTGAAGGTTGAACTGGCCACCGATGATGGTTCACTGGGGCACCATAGCTATGTCACTCAATTACTGGAAGAACATCTCAAGGCTCCCGGTGAGCCCGTGACCATCTATGCCTGCGGGCCAGAACCGATGCTCAAAGCTGTGCAGAAACTGGCACTGTCGTACAACGTCACCTGCTGGTTATCGTTAGAAACCCCAATGGCGTGCGGCTTTGGAGCCTGCTTCAGTTGTGTCGCCAAAATCCGGGAAACGACTCCTTCGGGTGAGGAAAGCTGGGATTACCGACGCACTTGTGTCGAAGGGCCCGTCTTCGAAGCTCGCGAACTGATCTTTGAAAATCATCCTTAAATTTCAACTCGTTACCCAATATCCCGCTGGTGACCTCTAATCGAATTCGCTTCCGCGTCCAGAATGGCAGTTTTCTCTCATGTTTGTCGATCAAATTGAAATTACCTGCAAAGGGGGCGATGGTGGCCCCGGATGTTCCAGCTTCCGGCGGGAAGCGCACGTCCCTCGAGGCGGCCCCGATGGTGGTGATGGTGGTCGCGGCGGGCACGTCGTCATTATCGCTGATGAAAATGTTGACAGCCTCGTGCACCTGGTCGGGATTCGTCATTGGTTTGCCAGCAATGGGAATCCCGGGACCAGTTCGCTCAAGACGGGTAAAGATGGCGAAGATCTCGTCATTCGTGTGCCGATGGGAACCATTCTGCGTGATTCTCAGCGTGGCTTCGTCCTGCGTGATCTGACAGATCATGGCGATACGGTGATCGTCGCCAAAGGGGGCGAAGGGGGCTATGGCAACACGCGTTTCATGTCATCGACGAACCGCGCCCCGCGCGAATTCGGGCCGGGTGAACCTGGTGAAAAACGTGAGCTGCTGCTGGAGTTGAAAGTCGTCGCCGATGTGGGACTGATTGGAAAACCCAATGCCGGTAAATCGACGCTTCTTTCGCGGATGACACGGGCGACTCCGGAAATTGCCAACTACCCGTTCACGACGAAACACCCGAATCTCGGGATTGTCCGCGTCGGTTACGAGCGGCAATTCGTGATGGCTGATATTCCCGGGCTGATTGAAGGAGCCCATGCGGGAGTGGGGCTAGGTCATGAATTTTTAAGGCACGTCGAGCGGACTCGCGTGCTCGTACATCTCGTTGAACCCAATCCGGATGACCAGACGGACCCGATCGAGAACTATCTGCAGATCCGCGAAGAGTTGCGGCTTTACGATGACGATCTGGCCCAAAGACCTGAAATTGTCGTCATCAGCAAGTCGGAACTGCTGGATGCCGATGCTGCTAAAGAGCTGCTTGAAGAGCGGATTGGCAAACCCGTCCTGCAGATTTCAGCGATGACAGGTAAAGGACTTCCCGTACTGACCAAACAGATCATCGAGATTCTTGATCGTCTGAAACAGGCTGAGGAAGACGCAGAGGCGGAAGCGGCTTACCTTGCCAGGAAAACATCGTCTGAAGCAGAGGCTCCCATCGCGCCGGCTCCTGTCGATTCATCTGCAGAAAATGCTGAGTAAGGTGTCTCGAAAAGAGACGAGGCAAATTTTGAAGTCTCTTAGGCGGGCAGGCTGGTGGTCGTCCACTTGCAACCAGTGCTGACGAACGTTGAAATCTGAGTTGTTCCATCCCGAGGCTTCACCGAGGACTGATCTGTGGCGATGTACGACCAACTCTGCCTGCTCAGTGGCAGAGCTCACCCGAAACTCGGCCACGAAATCGCCAGCTATCTGGGAATCAACCTGGGGGCTGTCGAGCTCAGTAACTTTCCGGATGGTGAAATCTCTTGCCGGCTGTACCAGAACGTCCGCGGGGCGGATGTCTTTCTCGTCCAGCCCACGGGGCCCGCAGTCAATGACAATCTCATGGAACTGCTCGTTCTGATTGACACCTGCAAACGGGCGAGTGCTGCCCGTGTGACGGCTGTGATCCCTTATTTTGGCTATGCCCGGCAAGACCGCAAAGATATGGGGCGTGTTCCCATTACGGCAAAACTGGTCGCCAATCTCATTACGAAAGCCGGGGCTGATCGTGTTCTGACCATGGATCTCCATGCGGCTCAGATTCAGGGATTCTTCGACTGCCCCGTCGATCACCTTTACGCAGCACCGATTCTTGATGAATACTTTCGTTCACTGAATTTACCGAAGTCGAATCTGGTGATCGTGAGCCCGGACGAGGGGAGCATTAAGCGGTCTTTGCAGCATGTCGAGCACCTGGGTGGCTCGTTTGCGATTGTGGATAAGCGTCGCTCGAACGCCTTTGAAACTCGTCAGGAGAACCTGATTGGTGGCCCGATTGCCGGGAAAACCTGCATTATTTTCGACGATATGATTACCACGGCTGGCTCGATGGTGGGCGCCGTGAAGGTTGTGGCCCAGCATGAGGCCGCCGAGATCTATGTGGGAGCGACACATGCGATTATGTGCGGTCAGGCCGCTCAGAGGCTGGTCGAAGCACCGATCAAAGAAATTGTCGTTACGAACAGCCTGCCGCTGACCCCTGAGCAGAAGCTCCCGAATCTCAGGCAGGTTTCTGTGGCACCACTGCTGGGTGAAGCCATTCGCCGAATTCATAGAAATGAATCTGTCAGTTATCTTTTTGACTGAAGGGCGTGCTGCCAGATTCTTTCTGCCATCAATCTCAATTTCGTGGCGAGAACGACATTTTCGGTAAATGCGAATCCATTTCGTCATCTCCGGAATGGACTGCTTAACCTGCCTGAAAAACCCGAAAAAGCCGCTGCACTCGATAATCTGGAGTGGGAAGCGAAGCACATTGCGGGTATTTTGGGGATTTGTGCATCGCTTATTGTACGCATATTGATGTGTTCACCTTTCAGTTCCCTCTCTGGGTCGATTGCCTGTCAATCTACTTGGCACGCAAGATCTGCGAGTCGCTTATGTCGATTGGAATTTCTCCCTGTCCCGGCTGTGGCACATTGCTGCTCGATGACACCGTTGAGTGCCATCGCTGCCATCATGTGTTTGATCGAGAGCGGGCTGAAGAGCTGGCGATTCAGCCTTTGCCGACCGACGAGGCTGTGATTGAAGATCTGGGGAGTTGCCACAATTGCGGTGAAGCGGTTCGTAGTGGCCTGGTGCGGTGCTGGAATTGTGGAGTCTTCCTGCGAGCGGATATTCAAGCCGCCTTTGATGAACGACAGAGCGATCAACGCTCGCCGGCAACGCCAACGGATCGTAATCCGCAGTCACGCTCCATGCTGAAGGCCGAACCTCACACGCCGGCTTCGCTTTCCGAGATCGATAAAAACGCTCAGTTAGCAGCTTACTACGCTCAAAGGAATGGGCATGGCTTAGAGCCCGGAGCCAGTCCACTCATTTCGGATCAACCCCTCGTAGAAGCCAGCGGGGTGGATCAGAGTGCCGAGGATGAAGAGGACGATTTCGAACTTTCTGGGGATATTTTCCTCACTGAAGCCACGATGGCCATTGAGCCGCCACCAATGGCTTTCCCCCAGGTGAATGAGACCTCAGGGGATACTTTTGCACTGAGCGAAATTCCGCGCCTGGAGCCGGAATCGGTCGATGGATCGACGATGGAAGAGTCGATCGAAACGATTCCCATGATGTCACTCGATGGGAGTGGGGCTGAAACTTCTCCACAGGAAGAACTGATTGGAACGCCCGAAGTGAGCGATGCCAGTCATCCCGCTGAAGAGATGTCCGAAGATGATCTCCTCCTGCACATTGCTCTTTCTGAAGAGAAGGAAGAGCAGGAACTGGCACTCAAACCGCGCAAGAAAGGTTTCCTGACCACTTGTGAGGCTGGCTGTAAAGTCCGTGTGATGGATCATCATCGCGGCAAAGTTGGCAAGTGCCCCAAATGCGGTGCGAAGCTGGTTGTTCCCTTACGCAAAACGACGAATGCCGGTGCTGAAGAAGAAATTCCGCTTGATCCGCCCATCAATCTGGAAGCAGTGGGCAAGTTCGTCCACATCATTCAGGATGTGGCACTGCACACGATTGCCAAGGGGAAACTGAAGCTCAAAGCAGCCGCACATGCCAAAGACTTTTCGCTGATTGATCTGGCGATTGATCCACAGGCACTGGTGCTCCTGGAATGGCCCAAGGGGACTTTGCTCAAGCCAACAGCGAAGAAGATCCCCGAGTTTCGAGCAGCT is a window of Planctopirus limnophila DSM 3776 DNA encoding:
- a CDS encoding SGNH/GDSL hydrolase family protein; the encoded protein is MSCRTMPPSRPIRQISAFLLLVMTWLAWQLASVAIIAADAPAFKEAVECHPRGGLPNVRAKIEAGQPVKVAYLGGSITAAAGWRVLSREWLTKQYPGVPFEQIDAAIGGTGSDLGVFRLKNDVLRHGPDLLFVEFAVNDGGAPPEQIHKAMEGIVRQTWRANPTTDIVFVYTVSEPFLEQLRNGKMQRSASTMEDVAEHYKIPSIHLGVKVVQLEKDGELVFKAPRPADIREARPLVFSTDGVHPHVETGHEVYAATIARCWPAIMEASGKPADHALDQPLRTDNFERAQQIPITANMLKGTWKKLPADHTLSRRFARNMPELYEAEAPGGALEFTIEGSTLAIFDLLGPDGGRLKIMWDDLPPTYQNRIDPYCTYHRMGKTAIASERPAGRHHVRIELTPEKLNKREILFEHNRKDYDDHPEKYADHKWIVGSILLIGDIVTDEPAR
- a CDS encoding DUF1501 domain-containing protein — encoded protein: MNQPLPKSDGPNLSAMARRQWLAQAGNGCGSLALAHLLTGSTSGLSFGAEPTATRQPHFAPKAKRVIYLFQSGGPSQLETFDYKPLLNDRFGEALPDSVRQGQRLTGMSANQSSLIMVGSKFGFQQHGAAQAWVSDLLPHTAKIVDDLCIVRSIYTEAINHDPAITFLQTGSQIAGRPSIGAWLNYGLGSDNENLPAFVVLITRGKTDQPLYSRLWGSGFLPSQHQGVQFRSGKDAVLYLNNPPGVSREQRRAALETLAQLQKEREVETHDPELSQRIAQYEMAFRMQASVPEATDLSGETEATFEMYGPDSRKPGTFAANCLLARRLAERGVKFIQLYHQGWDQHGGLPGGISTQCRETDQPSAALVADLKQRGLLEDTLVVWGGEFGRTSYSQGRPSPQNYGRDHHPRCFSMWFAGGGIKPATVVGRTCDFGYNIEDRPVHVHDLHATMLHLLGMDHERLTYRFQGRDFRLTDVHGHVIPEMLA
- a CDS encoding putative signal transducing protein; this encodes MSHDLVTLRVFWNEVEANIAASILRRENIKVYLSGGEIASMDWTLANAIGGIRLQVAEQDVERSEELLELAVSEDADTLQARTEENGSGNPDKADDHESNWDEDELPDRYQLSDDAARRYEETLSLREQKAGYALRSATIGLLFIPLQFYTAYLIHEVYTLEGQLRSRYVRYTWVACLFAAPCLMFMGIMFAKLLGAFLETSLAD
- the obgE gene encoding GTPase ObgE — translated: MFVDQIEITCKGGDGGPGCSSFRREAHVPRGGPDGGDGGRGGHVVIIADENVDSLVHLVGIRHWFASNGNPGTSSLKTGKDGEDLVIRVPMGTILRDSQRGFVLRDLTDHGDTVIVAKGGEGGYGNTRFMSSTNRAPREFGPGEPGEKRELLLELKVVADVGLIGKPNAGKSTLLSRMTRATPEIANYPFTTKHPNLGIVRVGYERQFVMADIPGLIEGAHAGVGLGHEFLRHVERTRVLVHLVEPNPDDQTDPIENYLQIREELRLYDDDLAQRPEIVVISKSELLDADAAKELLEERIGKPVLQISAMTGKGLPVLTKQIIEILDRLKQAEEDAEAEAAYLARKTSSEAEAPIAPAPVDSSAENAE
- a CDS encoding SPFH domain-containing protein, yielding MSTTQPSSRYSEPSAETAGMMELGLIIAASVIFPPILLFGFIIVGPREEVVVLRFGKYLTTLRSEGIRWIHPVGRSLQRISTRDTTYNLTTETVVEKNGNPVLISAVVVYRVEDTIKAALHVTDYHRFLGDQAGAVVKRVSSLFPYESSDPAIPCLKKESEIVSQAFVAELQDAVNPAGIRVLMVRLNDLTYAPEIAQSMLMRQQAMALIDARKTIVEGAVEIVKDAVTRLRDSGFELSESDRDQLISNLLVVLCSGERTQPVLAVHAGGRKHAPGTGSSTTES
- a CDS encoding dihydroorotate dehydrogenase electron transfer subunit, whose amino-acid sequence is MSAVQQKARVLLHEAMAKNTFRLRLDCVELATKITPGQFFMVKIPGENDPLLGRPFALFDICRDEEGRVAGLEFGYVVVGKMTGRLAQLQAGDEVEIWGPLGNGFPASPGGRLVFVAGGIGQTPFLALAREALGVQSYPQQNPRKVVTPSSVTLCYGARNAEFLAGVEDFQSVPGLKVELATDDGSLGHHSYVTQLLEEHLKAPGEPVTIYACGPEPMLKAVQKLALSYNVTCWLSLETPMACGFGACFSCVAKIRETTPSGEESWDYRRTCVEGPVFEARELIFENHP
- a CDS encoding pseudouridine synthase, whose product is MKRSRPPRRTTSLVTSSRNQGSKSAHPDQPGEASAGERLQKVLASAGYGSRRACEEYIEMGRVTIDGVVAKELGVRVDLSRQKVAVDGEKLRVEEKRYFLFHKPAGVLCTNSDPAGRTRVIDCFPPNVGRLFTVGRLDDGTEGLLIVTNDGDLAERLTHPKFGIPRIYRAVVAGNPSTEAINQLLEGLYFAEGRFRMSSVNRVKSQGSATVLEITMREGQNREIRRLLARVGHKVMKLKRTHFGPIKLGDLERGAHRKLSEEELSKLQDVITGKWKEPAPRKPQRTRDAGKATSAGGVTRASSSRAGSAGATPRARLERTALPATGLEPLTIPGSKLKRLGSSKALKSQVLNSPEANPKRREDSRSSGGSRSSEGSPARRTGKGSMAPEARQKPASRTSGGFSKGRPGSRTTDRNLALNDNPPVMDDGSTRLKRRVLDGEGSVISSKKLRGAAPRLNFPQNVRGNDAADGDEALNSPPLSLLKSGRRVPRTKDHVIAHRSANKETAAEATPEKVVRKKTSAKFPGSRKATTAGRSSTSARNKKSSSSSSRKRSD